GCTTCTAACAACAAACAACAAAGGGAGAATCGCTGCAAAAGCTAAGTTGGGATATAACTTTAGCTTTAAACTTCTTTCGTTAGAAATCATATTTTGAGTGAATCGAAAAAAAGTCCTTTCTATAGGATGCCAACAAAACAAAGAAGTTATTTTTTGATGTAGTTCTTTCTTTTTTTCTATACTTTCATTTCTTCTGCTACCATTGACATTCAGTTTTTGCAATTTCTTTTCAAAATAGGGAGCAACCCTTCTGAAATACAGTATCAATATTACTACAGGCATGATAATTCCTATGAAAGTAAAGTGTATATAGTAGACTTGATACTGCTCTTCTAAAAACAGACTGAAGGGAGCTGCAAACCAGGTGGAGGGGATAAAATAGCTCCACCATCTAGGGATAAAAACTATATTATATTGAAACACTTGAAAAATATTCCCTATCAATTGATAAATTACAATCATAAATACAGCCAGAATAATTTGAAAATAGTTGATGATATCCTTCAGCCTTTCTCCATCAAAAAAAGATAAAATTAAAAAATATAACAATGAGGTAAATAGTATAATAAGGCCAGGAATGATGCATAGCTGAAAAAGAAAAATCCCTCCAAAAACTAACCCATACTTTATCGAACCTGCCACAAGGGTAGGTGCAGCAATCACCATAGTGATTGTAAGTAAGTGGGTTAAGATATGTGTGATCTTAGCGGCATTTATTGTGTTAGAATCTATTGGTTTCGAAAGTAAAATATTTTTTTCCTTTATATCCAACAATAAAGATGAATAATCAGAGATCATAATCATCATCACCATAAAAACCAACATTGCATAAATAGTATTCATCTTCACAAATAAGGAGAAATCAGGAAAAATAAACATCATAATGATGAGTCCCATCAGCCCATACATGAAAAGAGATTTTCTAAACATATTTTCATTTTCTTTAGCAGTATCTTTTACCATTATTGTAGGTTTTCGCCTTTTATCTATGGTTAGCTTTACTTGTAATATCTTTCTCATCATAGCATAATCGATTCCTAGCTTTTCATAAAAAAACCTTAGTTGATCTAAAAATCGTAGAAATTTAAATTCCTCCATCCCTTACCTCCCCTCCTGCAGCACATCTACAAATGCCTTAGCAATTTCCTTGTGCTGATGAAAACCCGTAAGCTGATTAAATATTTCCTCAAGAGAGCCTTCTACACTTTGCTTCTTTAATTCCTCAAAGCTACCGTCAGCCACAATTCTACCATCATTCAACAATATAATTCTGCTGCTGATTTTCTCTACAATCTCCATAATATGCGAAGAATAAAAAATCGTCTTTCCTTGTAATGCCAACGCTGCTAAAATTTCTTTAAAAATTATGACACTATTGGCGTCTAAGCCACTGAGGGGTTCATCTAAAAATAAAATATCAGGATCATGTATAAGGCTAGCTATAATAAGAACCTTCTGCTTCATCCCCTTTGAAAAAGATGCAATACGAGAATGATATACCTCTTGTATTCCAAAAATCTCCATTAGTTTTTTTGCTCTTTCATTTACTATCTTTAATTCCATACCATATACTTCTCCAATAAAAGCAAGGTATTCATAAGCTGTTAGACTATCATATATTTCTGCTGTTTCTGGTATGTAACCGATTTTTTTCTTATATTGTATAGGGTCCTCAGAAATATCTTTTCCAAATATTTTTATTTCTCCTTCATATCCTTCCACAATCCCCAGTAGAATTTTAACCGTTGTGCTTTTTCCAGCACCATTAGGACCAATATAACCTATAATTTGCCCCTCGTATACCTGTAGATCAATGCCCTTCAGCACCTCCTTGCCTTCATAGCTTTTCCTTAAATTCTTTATATCTATAATAGGCTGTCTTTCCATCAGAACCCTCCTAATTACACTTTTTTCTCACAAAACTTTTAATTTTTTCCTTTATTATTCAGTATTATAACATATCCACTATACGCTTCAAACTCGGTAATAGTAATATAAGTATATTTATTAGGTTTCACAAGTAATTGAAGAAATATTTCTTTTCAATAGACTTTCTTGTATAGGTATCCATCTCAAAATTTTAGTATACTAAAAACTACATTTATAACTCATTGAAGCCATAAAATAAGACTCCTACATATGGTGTAGGAGTCTTATTTTTATGTTGCTATATCCACCAGTAATCCCTCGATTGTAGCAAGGTTTATGGTGACTTGAAGTATTTTTAGGGTGAAAAAGTTATTTAGTACACATATTTTTTTAATGTTTCTCTAACTGCTCCTTCGGATGTTACTAATTCTTCAAAATAGTTCTCTACCACTTCTCCTAAACCGGCTTCATAAAGGTTTATCCCAAAGATTGCGGGATTAGATAAAATTGGCTTTAAAGCTTCATGGAAGGGTCCTTTATCTCCCAGAGTAATAGATGCAACATAAGGTGTTAGCTCCTGAAGGAGAGGGTCAGGGCTTAGTTCCATTTTGTTTCCATTATCATCAATACCCATTAGATATCTACACCATCCAGCTAAAACAAGGGGGATAAGCTTTAAATCTGTAACCCTTAGATCTTCTCTTTGTATA
The sequence above is drawn from the Clostridium formicaceticum genome and encodes:
- a CDS encoding ABC transporter ATP-binding protein, with product MERQPIIDIKNLRKSYEGKEVLKGIDLQVYEGQIIGYIGPNGAGKSTTVKILLGIVEGYEGEIKIFGKDISEDPIQYKKKIGYIPETAEIYDSLTAYEYLAFIGEVYGMELKIVNERAKKLMEIFGIQEVYHSRIASFSKGMKQKVLIIASLIHDPDILFLDEPLSGLDANSVIIFKEILAALALQGKTIFYSSHIMEIVEKISSRIILLNDGRIVADGSFEELKKQSVEGSLEEIFNQLTGFHQHKEIAKAFVDVLQEGR